The genomic stretch GAATACTAACGGCACTTCGTCGATGTTCACCACATTGCTCGATCTGGCGAGTACCATGTGGGCAAAGGGCACAAGGTTCATCAGACGCCCACGCCTTACCGATCCTATTGGTAAGTCGTGTAGCGTGGAACACGCTACACGACTTTGCTTATTGCACAGCAACCGGATTAATTCGCTACAATGCAGGTGAATCACATCAGGAGATAACCGGTCTAGAACACGGTTCAACTGATATATGAAACTCAGTGAACGCGAGTGCAGCTTGCGGTTGAGACAAACGAGTCTAACACGCGATGAGAGTGTGTCTACAAGCGACTTTTCCAGCCAGTCATTAATAATAATGATGCTCACCTCAGCCCCTGCTTTGGCTTGCTCGTTGGCAATATTGACAAGCATGGTCTCGATGCCACCGAAGCCGAGGCTCCAGAAGATATGGGTTACTTTCATTTTTTAGAAAATAAATATTATTTTTTATGCATAATCGCTTTTTGCAATCGAAGCAAAAACTTTGACACTACAACCGAAAAGCAATAAAGCCAATAAGCAGGTTTAGACACCCCCATATAATTCTTCATATAATAACGGGCACTTCTATAATTATGATCCAGTATGAACAAACTTGGTGAAAAAGAAGTAGTAGATGCCCCCAAGTGAATACATTTTAAACCTGTAAGAAGATAATTCCGCTTGCCTATGGATTTTACTTTTTGCCAAAGTATATTCTCTTCAAAGTACAAAAAAGTGTAGGGGTCGAAAAAACGCAAGTCAGCAAATAATTGTTTACGTATAAACATGCACGAACCAGAAGGTAGTTCAATAGGAATCACTTTAGTAAGAAGTGTCCCTTTCTTAATAATATAACGTTTTTCCACAAAAGGATTATCAGTCCCTATAGCCTTATAACAATAATGAAAAAAGTTTTCTACCAATTCTGCTTTATAGGAAGTGTCAAGTCGCGCGCAATTGACATCAATCTCCTCCATGTCCTTCTTATATAAAAGAGGACTGACCAATGCGGCATCCTCATGGTTCTCCACAAAAGCTACCAACGCAGGAATTATATCCTGTATGAAAAGTACATCATTATTAAGAATCATCACATACTGTACATCCGCATCCTTCTCCAAAAGATGCAAGGCTTTATTGTTACCACGTGCATATCCATCATTAGATGAACTTTCAATAAATGTAATATAAGGCAAGGTTACCGATGAAGAACTAACTTTTACTGACAACTCTTCGTCATTGAGTCGCAAATTACGCCCTGCATACCTCCTCTCTACATATTGTTTCAAATTCATGACCTCATCACGATGTGTAGACCCATTATCTACCACGACCAATTTAACAGGAGCAGTATTATAATGTTCAACACTCCTAATACAGTTGAGAGTATCCTTATAATTATTGTAATTAAGAATGATAAGTGCTGTTACTTTCAATGTAAAATCGCTGTTCTCTGCCATTGATTATATTATATAAAGTAAGAAAATAAAATATCATATACAAGGTAAAAAATGAATAAGATATCCCTGTCAAACAAATGCTAAAAAGAAATGGAAAGCACAAGGTATGAGCGCGTCCCTTCTCTTCTTTATTTATACACTTTCTCAACAGTCCCTTGTATAAACCGATATAGAAAATAAAGAAGAACACAGTACCCAAAATTCCACCATCTACAAGTTCCTCTAAAACTACACTTTCATAACCCAACATACCTGAATGAGTCTCTCCATAATTGCGTACGTGCCCTTCACCATATCCCATTAACAGCCTGTTATCAATCACTTGGAATGCATAGGTCAGCTGTTCTGTACGCCCACCTAGAGAACTACCATGCATTTCAGCCTTAGCAGCCGCTTTATCATTCCAAAACAACACAAAACCTTCCACTGTATCCTTAGTTTCTTTTGAAAGCATCGGATAACAAAAAAGCGCCAAAACAATGCCTACTAAAACAGATGATACGATATAAGACGTTCTTTTACAATACACTACATATATTGCAATAGCTAGCAACATTGGCACTAATGCAGAACGTGATCCACAAAACACGCACATCAACATCAAGCCAACAACCAACGGCCAATATATAAATAACCGAGAACGATGCTCAAATTGATGTAGTGCATAACAAAAAAGTAATAATGAAGCTTGTCCCAACTGTAACGGGTGAATAAAAGTGCTGGATATTCGCCCTGCAATTAAGCCACGGCTTTCTTCTTGAAAAACATTTGCCATATCAAAATTATCCGTTAACAAACTGATATAAGCAATATATGGATTGAAAAATGTGAAATAATTAAATAGCCCATAAGCAATAATTATAAAAGCACAGACTATTAATGATATATCTATGATCTTAATTGCCTTATCATCCAAGCTTATATAACACATAGCATAGGCAAACATCGTATATTCTACAGAAAACAATAGCATGTTCTTCAGATACTCTCCAATAGAAATTTCACCAAATGATGCTAAAAATGCACAGACAACAACATAGCCCCAATACCCTTTTATTATCTGGAAAATTCCTCGGAATTGTACTTGTTGATGCCTGCTATAAAAAAATAAAAGAGCACAAAAGATGAATATGCTTAAATTGAACACATTTAAATTCACACCTATATTAAACTTCAAAATACTTGGTACTAAAAGTAGTATAACTATTACAGCAGCCAAAGAATACCCTTTGTTGATAGGGAAAAATATGACCTCAGCAAAAAGTATCAGAATAATTACATTAAAAATATCCATATATAAAGCATAAAATGTCAGCCCCCGAAAAAGTACCTATATACTGAACGTAAAAAACGGCTGTCTATTAACTATCGACATGTTATCTACCCAATTATATCTAGCCGCAGATTGAAAAGATACTCCTGACAAACTTATCAAAACTGTTCTGAGCCATATTTTGTGCCTTAAATCTAAGTTTCTGATCTAAGCAAATAACATTTAATTTACTCCGAATCAATTCAATAGTCGCTTGCATATTTTCAGACGAAATAAAAGTATCTACTATGTCCACCATCATTTCTTCCCCTCCTAACGAGCACAATAAACCGGACATTTTATGCTCGTAGCTAAGAGATATAAATGGCACACCATTATTAATAGCAAATACAATAGAATGATAACGGGCACCTATTACACTCTGTGCACCAGCAATAACTGTTTGCTGAACATCTGAATTGTATTTATCACTAATAGACACTAATGGAGCATTAGGATTCCGACCCTTAATTTTTTCGAAGAACAAATAATCACACCAGCCACCAGCATTAAAAAGTTGCGGTAACATGACAATATTGTGACTGGGATAACGTTTAATCAATAAGTCAATAATGCTAGAATAAAATGTCAACAAAG from Phocaeicola dorei encodes the following:
- a CDS encoding glycosyltransferase encodes the protein MAENSDFTLKVTALIILNYNNYKDTLNCIRSVEHYNTAPVKLVVVDNGSTHRDEVMNLKQYVERRYAGRNLRLNDEELSVKVSSSSVTLPYITFIESSSNDGYARGNNKALHLLEKDADVQYVMILNNDVLFIQDIIPALVAFVENHEDAALVSPLLYKKDMEEIDVNCARLDTSYKAELVENFFHYCYKAIGTDNPFVEKRYIIKKGTLLTKVIPIELPSGSCMFIRKQLFADLRFFDPYTFLYFEENILWQKVKSIGKRNYLLTGLKCIHLGASTTSFSPSLFILDHNYRSARYYMKNYMGVSKPAYWLYCFSVVVSKFLLRLQKAIMHKK
- a CDS encoding O-antigen ligase family protein, giving the protein MDIFNVIILILFAEVIFFPINKGYSLAAVIVILLLVPSILKFNIGVNLNVFNLSIFIFCALLFFYSRHQQVQFRGIFQIIKGYWGYVVVCAFLASFGEISIGEYLKNMLLFSVEYTMFAYAMCYISLDDKAIKIIDISLIVCAFIIIAYGLFNYFTFFNPYIAYISLLTDNFDMANVFQEESRGLIAGRISSTFIHPLQLGQASLLLFCYALHQFEHRSRLFIYWPLVVGLMLMCVFCGSRSALVPMLLAIAIYVVYCKRTSYIVSSVLVGIVLALFCYPMLSKETKDTVEGFVLFWNDKAAAKAEMHGSSLGGRTEQLTYAFQVIDNRLLMGYGEGHVRNYGETHSGMLGYESVVLEELVDGGILGTVFFFIFYIGLYKGLLRKCINKEEKGRAHTLCFPFLFSICLTGISYSFFTLYMIFYFLTLYNIINGREQRFYIESNSTYHS